The following are from one region of the Amia ocellicauda isolate fAmiCal2 chromosome 1, fAmiCal2.hap1, whole genome shotgun sequence genome:
- the LOC136751312 gene encoding galectin-2, which produces MSEFEVKNMELRVGDKLKVKGRVLEDAERFQIDVGRDPDHLALHFNPRFHDDTDGEVIICNSKCDGIWGSEQRDRAFPFEKGAEVKLTMKVTGEGFEVDLPDGQELFFPDRLGLDTLNYIRVRGHFKVTSFKFS; this is translated from the exons ATGTCG GAGTTTGAGGTGAAGAACATGGAGCTGAGAGTTGGAGACAAGCTGAAAGTCAAGGGCAGAGTGCTGGAAGACGCAGAGAG gttccAGATAGACGTGGGCAGGGACCCAGACCACCTGGCATTGCACTTTAACCCCCGCTTCCATGACGACACGGACGGTGAAGTAATCATTTGCAACTCCAAGTGTGACGGCATTTGGGGCTCTgagcagagagacagagccTTCCCCTTTGAAAAGGGAGCAGAGGTCAAG CTGACAATGAAGGTGACAGGGGAGGGGTTCGAGGTGGACCTGCCAGATGGTCAGGAGCTATTTTTCCCCGACCGTCTGGGCCTGGACACCCTCAACTACATCCGGGTCAGAGGTCACTTCAAGGTCACCTCCTTCAAGTTCAGCTAA